AACCAATCGGACATTTACGGGAGTTTATCCCCACCTACTCTTCGCATTTCACTTAAAATTGGAGGGAGGTATTACTGCTTGTTCATGCGGGATAAATTAAAGTACGCTTGCATGTCCTCTATAAATATCCCCACGACTTGAATCAATGGTAATGTCTTCCTTGTCTTGAATCAATGTAGTGGCATTTTCTACTCCTACTATAACTGGAATACCTAGGCTTAAACCAACAACAGCTGCATGTGATGTTAATCCACCTTCTTCCGTAATTAATCCAGCGGCCTTTTCAATAGCTGACATCATATCACGATCTGTACCGATAGTAACTAAGATATCTCCATCTTCTACCTTATCAATCGCTTCTTGTGCGGAGCGTGCAATAACTGCTCGTCCATATCCTAATTTTTGTCCGATACCTTGCCCTTTGGATATAACGTCACCAATTACATGGACCTTCATCAAATTCGTTGTACCCTTTTCACCTACAGGAACTCCTGCTGTAATAATGACTCTATCCCCGTGATTAAACAGACCTGTTGCTAGTCCATTGCGAATACCCGAGTCAAGCATTTCATCGGTTGAATGTGCTTTTTCACCAATAACTGAATGTACTCCCCATACTAGAGATAATTTTCTCTTTACATCTTCATTAGCAGTAACTGCAATGATAGGAGCTTCCGGTCGATACTTTGAAATCATTCTTGCTGTATGACCACTTTCTGTTGGAGTCAAAATCGCACTGACACCTAAATTCATAGCGGTATGAGAAACGGACTGACTAATAGCATCCGTAATTGTCATGTCACTAGTCTTTGAACGCTTTGATAAAATGAGTTGGTGGTCAAGAGCAGTTTCTGCTCGGGCAGCGATATTATGCATGGTTTCTACTGCTTCTACTGGATAAATTCCAGCTGCAGTTTCTCCAGACAACATAATTGCATCCGTACCATCAAAGATGGCATTGGCTACGTCACTCGCCTCAGCTCTTGTTGGTCTTGGGTTACGTTGCATGGAATCCAGCATTTGAGTAGCAGTTATAACTGGCTTTCCTGCTGTATTACATTGTCTAATCAATTCCTTCTGAACAAGTGGAACCTCTTCAGCAGGAATCTCTACTCCAAGATCTCCACGAGCGACCATTAATCCATCACTGATTTCAAGGATCTCTTTAATATTGTCTACCCCTTCTTGGTTTTCAATTTTAGGAATAATATGAATATGTGTTGCGTTATTTTTTTCCAATAGTTCTGTAATGTCAAGAACATCTGATGCACGTCTAACAAAAGAGGCAGCAATAAAATCGACACCTTGCTCAATTCCAAACAAAATATCGTTAGCATCCTTATCCGTAATCCCTGGAAGTTTGACACTTACATTTGGAACATTAACACCTTTCTTGTTCTTAAGAATCCCAGAGTTTTTAACAACTGTTAGGATTTCTTTCTTAAATTGGTCAATTTCAGTCACTTCTAATTCAATAAGACCATCATCTAGAAGGATCGTTCCCCCTATGTGTATATCATCGATAAGACCAGGATATGTGATAGAAAACTTTTCTTTCGTGCCTTCTACTTCATTCATGGAAACGATCACTTGAGAACCCTTTTCTAAATGAACCTCACCATCCTTCATGATTCCAGTACGAATTTCAGGTCCCTTCGTATCAAGTAGGATTGCAACTGTCTTACCGGTAATTTCTGAAGCTTTACGAATATTGTCGATACGCTGCTTATGTTCCTCATGATCACCATGCGAAAAGTTTAAACGAGCAACGTTCATGCCCGCCTCAATTAATTTTACTAATGTCTCTACAGATTCAGAAGCTGGACCTATAGTACATACAATCTTTGTCTTTCTCATTTTCATTTCCTCCTTCACGATAATAACAAGGACAAGAAGGATTTCTCTTCCTCTTAAATCGATAGTTCAGTTGATAGTTTGTACATATCCAAGTCAATTCGATGTTTTTGATTAAGTGCCTCAATAATGTCATGGTCAACTAATTCATTATTTTGTATTCCTACCATTCTGCCCGCTTTTCCTTCTAGTATAAGATCAACAGCTTTAGCGCCTAAGCGGCTAGCAAGAACACGATCAAATGCTGTAGGCGAACCTCCACGTTGTGTGTGACCCAAAACGGTTACACGCGTTTCAAAACCTGTAGCAGCTTGAATTTGTTTTCCAAATTCCACTCCGCTACCTACACCTTCAGCCAGAATAATAATACTATGACGTTTTCCTCGCTCTGCTCCTCGCTTCAAACGTTCTACCACTTCATTTAAATTTACTCCTGCTTCAGGAATCAAAATACTTTCTGCTCCATCAGCAAGACCAGCCCAAAGTGCAATATCTCCTGCATTTCTTCCCATTACTTCGATAACATATGTACGTTCATGGGATGTTGCTGTATCACGAATTTTATCAATAGCCTCAATTACTGTATTAAGAGCAGTGTCGAAACCGATCGTAAAATCTGTACCTGGAATGTCGTTATCAA
This DNA window, taken from Bacillaceae bacterium S4-13-56, encodes the following:
- the pyk gene encoding pyruvate kinase, with translation MRKTKIVCTIGPASESVETLVKLIEAGMNVARLNFSHGDHEEHKQRIDNIRKASEITGKTVAILLDTKGPEIRTGIMKDGEVHLEKGSQVIVSMNEVEGTKEKFSITYPGLIDDIHIGGTILLDDGLIELEVTEIDQFKKEILTVVKNSGILKNKKGVNVPNVSVKLPGITDKDANDILFGIEQGVDFIAASFVRRASDVLDITELLEKNNATHIHIIPKIENQEGVDNIKEILEISDGLMVARGDLGVEIPAEEVPLVQKELIRQCNTAGKPVITATQMLDSMQRNPRPTRAEASDVANAIFDGTDAIMLSGETAAGIYPVEAVETMHNIAARAETALDHQLILSKRSKTSDMTITDAISQSVSHTAMNLGVSAILTPTESGHTARMISKYRPEAPIIAVTANEDVKRKLSLVWGVHSVIGEKAHSTDEMLDSGIRNGLATGLFNHGDRVIITAGVPVGEKGTTNLMKVHVIGDVISKGQGIGQKLGYGRAVIARSAQEAIDKVEDGDILVTIGTDRDMMSAIEKAAGLITEEGGLTSHAAVVGLSLGIPVIVGVENATTLIQDKEDITIDSSRGDIYRGHASVL
- the pfkA gene encoding 6-phosphofructokinase gives rise to the protein MKKIGVLTSGGDSPGMNAAIRAVVRKGIYHDLEVYGIKYGYQGLINGDIQKMEIGSVGDIIQRGGTVLYTARCEEFKTEEGQQKGIEQLKKFGIEGLVVIGGDGSFMGAKKLTEKGFPCVGVPGTIDNDIPGTDFTIGFDTALNTVIEAIDKIRDTATSHERTYVIEVMGRNAGDIALWAGLADGAESILIPEAGVNLNEVVERLKRGAERGKRHSIIILAEGVGSGVEFGKQIQAATGFETRVTVLGHTQRGGSPTAFDRVLASRLGAKAVDLILEGKAGRMVGIQNNELVDHDIIEALNQKHRIDLDMYKLSTELSI